The Achromobacter spanius genome includes the window GCGCGCGATAAGGTCGCGGTGCCAGGCCCAGGCTTCGGCCGCCGTGAAGCCGCCCTTGCTATTGATGTTGCCCAATTCGGCGAATTCGGGAATGGCAATTTCCTCGACCAGCGCGCCCGCTTCCTTCAGCTTGGCCACGGCAGCGGCAAAGCTGTCGGCCACGTGCTTTTCCATGGCGTCCAGCGCCAGCGTGGTCGGCACGGCCAGGCGCAGGCCGCGCAGCGCCATGGCCTCGGGCACCGGGCCGCCGTCGCCGGACAGGATGGCGTCCAGCTCGGCGCAGCAGCGCACGCTGCCCGCGATGGGGCCGATGGAATCCAGGTTGACCGACAGCGGCAGCACGCCCGTCATGGACACGCGCCACGCGCTGGGCTTGAAGCCCGTCAGGCCGCACAGCGCGGCCGGAATGCGTACCGAACCACCGGTGTCGGATCCAATGCCGGCAACCGCCATGCCGTCGGCAACCGACACCGCCGCGCCCGAGGAAGAACCGCCCGGAATGCGGCCGGTGCCACGGTCATACGGGTTCAACGGGGTGCCATAGTGCGGGTTAATGCCCAGGCCCGAATAGGCGAATTCGGTCATGTTGGTGCGGCCGATGATGACAGCACCGGCGGCGATCAGGCGCTGCACGACTTCGGCGTTGGCGTCGGCCGCGGGCTCGCCTTCGCGCGCGACGGAGCCGGCCATGGTGGTTTCGCCTTCGATGTCGAACAGGTCCTTGATGCTGATCGGCAGGCCTTCCACGGCCGAGCGCACGATGCCGGCTGCGCGCAGCGTGTCGGAAGCGCGGGCCTGGGCCAGCGCCGATTCGGCATACAGCTTGGTGAACACGCGCGCGCCCTCGCCCGCCGCATCCTGGGCGCGTGCCAGCGCCAGTTCGGTCAGGGCGACCGACGTGGTACGGCCTTCACCCAGGGCCAAGGTCAGTTCATTCAAGGTCGAAACCATCTTTGTCCTCGTGCCGACTTGCGGCGTAAAAGTGCGGACAGGCGCAACCTTGAGAAAAGGCGCGCCTGGCGTTCAATGCGATCCCATCACATCAGGAACCGGAATCAGGCCACCACGGGCAGCGATTCAACATGATAGCGGTGGCTGATCGTGCGCTGGCGGCGCGGGTCGAACAGTTCCATGGTGAAGTCGGCGGCGGCGCGGATGCCGCCGATGGCGCCCACCGTGCCGCAGGTCATGCCCGCGCCTTGCGGCAGCACGGCCGCGCCGCCGGTGTAGCCGGCGATCAGGTCCTGCGGCGTGCGCAGCGTGGACAGCGGGCCTTCCTGGTACAGCACCTTTTCGCCGTTTTCGACGATGTAAGAGCGGATGACCAGTTCGTCCCAGTAGTCCGCCACGTCGGCCAGGCGCCAGGCGACGGTCGCCACGGGCTTGACGCAGACCTGCTTGGACATGGCGACGCTGACGGTCTCCAGCTTGCGGTCGGTATGGTCGGACGCGATGCTGACGTACATCTCGCCATCCACGGCGAACACGAAGGTTTCCACTTCGCCCGACGAATCTTCGCCCACGGCCTGCACTTGCGTGGCCTGGGTCAGTTGGTTGTCGGCAATGCGGTAGTACAGCGGCACGCTGGTCGGGCGCGGCACGCCGATGGCGGCCAGCTCTTCGATGTGGTGCTCAATGGCGGCCATGTCGCGTCCGGCCCAGCCGGCCACGATCAGGGTGTTGAAGTCCACTTCCACCTGGCGGGGATTGGCGTCGTCGATGTTGAATACGGCTTTCATATCAGTCCTGCGGAAATAACGGGTGGAAAACGGTGCGGCCACCCACGGGCCGCACCCGGTTCAAACAAGCAATCAACCAAAGGCGCGCGGCAGCCACAGCGCGATGTCGGGCCAGAACGCCAGCAATGCCAGCATCACGAACATCGCGGCGACAAACGGCAGGCTGCCGACAATGACGGCACCCATGGAGCCACTCTTGCGCAGGCTTTGCACCACGAACAGGTTCAGGCCCACGGGCGGCGTGATCAGCGCGGCTTCGACCAGGATGATGATGACGATGCCCAGCCAGATCGGGTCGTATCCCAGCGCAATCATGATGGGCGCCACGATGGGGATGGTCGTGATCATCATGGACAGCGTTTCCATGAAGCAGCCCAGCACCAGGTAGAAGATCACCACAATCAGCAGCATCCAGCCGGGCGACAAGCCCAGGCCGGTGATCGACTTGGTCAATGCATCGGTCAGGCCGGTGGCCGACATGACGAAGTTCAGGAAGCTGGCCGCGATGACGATCAGCATGATCATCGCCGTGGACCGCATCGTGCCTTCCATCACTTCGCGCAGCATCGTCCAGCTCAGGCGGCGGAACCAGGCAGCCAGGATGAACGCGCCCAGCACGCCCAGCGCGGCGGCCTCCGTCGGCGTGGCCAGCCCCGCGTAGATGGAACCGACCACCAGGAAGAAGATGCCCATGGGCGGCGCCAGGTGCACCAGGCTGGCCAGGCGTTGGCCCCAGCTCGCGTGGATCTTCTTGCCGCCCCAGGACGGCTTGGCGACGCACGCAATGACAATCATCAGCATGAACAACGCGGCCATCGCGAAGCCGGGAATGATGCCGGCCAGATAAAGCTTGGGCACCGACGAATTCGTCAGCACGCCATAGATGACCAGGTTGATCGACGGCGGAATCAAGATGCCCAGCGTGCCGCCCGCGGCCAGACTGCCCAGGAACAGCGGCTCGTTGTAGCCGTACTTGCGAATCTGCGGAATGGCGACGGTACCCACGGTGGCCGCGGTGGCCACGCTGGAACCGGACGTGGCCGAGAACAAGGTGGAGGCGCCGATGTTGGCGTGCATCAAACCGCCCGGCAGCCACGACAACCACAGGCTCATCGCGCCGTACATGCGTTCGGCGAAACCCGCGCGCAGCAGCACTTCGCCCAGCATGATGAACAGCGGAATAGCCACCAGCAGGAACTCGTTGTTCGAGCTCCAGGAAATTTCACCGATGGCGCGCGACAGCGGCAGCATCGAGAACAGCGGGTCCAGGATCAGGCCCAGCACGCCAAGCGCCGCGCCCACCGGAATGGACAGGCCGATCAGCACCAGCAACAACGTCAATGCGGTGGAAATCATGCCGCTTCTCCCTTCACCATGCGCTCGCCGGCGGCGGCTTCTTCTTCGGCTTCTTCCTGCGCCGAACGAACGCCGCAGATCTGCTTGACCAGTTCGATATCGCCGGTGACCAGCGCGGCCGATGCGCGCGTCAGCATCAGTGCGACGGTGATGCACATCCAGGCCAGGCCCAGCAGCCACAAGCCCTGCGGGATCCACAAGGGCGTGGCCAGCGGCGTGTTGGCCGCGGATTTCTGCGCCCACGAGGTTTGCACCACGTCGTAGGCGTAGTACGTCAGGAACACCATGAAGACGGCCATCGCCACCATGGAAATCCAATCCAGCACGGCCGACAGGCGCACCGGCAAATATTGGTAGAGCACGTCAACGCGCACGTTGGCGCGCTGCAAGGTGGCGAAGGCCAAGGCCCAGGACGTGCTGATGGCGAAGGCGTAGCTGGAGAGCTCGTCGGCGCCACCGGTGGTAAAGCCCAGGAATTTGCGGGCCAGCACGTCGAAGGAGATCAGCAGCACGCTGGCCACCGTCAACGCGCCGCCGGCCCAGACGGCGACGCGCGACAAGCTCTCGGCGCGCCGCAACAGGCCGCCCAGCAGGCGGAAGTTTTCGGTTTGGGTCATGGATAGCACCTCTGCGGGCATGCGCCCGGTATGACTGGCGGGAAAACGCGCCGCCGCGCGATGCGGCGGCGCTGCCCAGCGCTTACTTGCTGGCGGTCAAGCCCAGCGTCTTGCCGATGGTGGCGTTGTAGTCCTTCACGCACTGTGCCGAGCAACGGGCGGCCCACTTGGGCAGCACGGCTTCCTGGGCAACCTTTTTCAGCAGCGCGCGGTCAGCGTCGGACGGCTGAACCAGAACCATCTTGCCCTTGACCGGGAACGGGCAGGCAGCGGCGCCCGTGTTGCAGTCGTAGCCTTCCTGCGTCTGGCGCGCGGCGGCGTCCCAGATGTTGTCGACCAGCGTCTTCACGTTGGTTTGCAGGAACGTACGAACGGCGGGGTCCAGCTTGTCCCAGGCCTTCTGGTTGACGGCGTGGATCTGCTGGTTCCAGTTGATCGGCAGCGCGACCAGGTGCGTGGACACTTCGTACCACTTGGCCGAGTAGCCCGACAGCGAACCGGTGATGGCGCAATCGACCACCTTGTTCTGCAGGGCCGGAACCACTTCACCGAACGCCATCGTCACGCTGGAACCGCCCAGCGCTTCGACGAATTCAGCCGTGGTGCGGCTGCTGGTGCGGACCTTCTTGCCCTTGATGTCGGCCAGGCCCTTGATCTCGGCGTTGCAGAACAGCACTTGCGCCGGATAGGTCGAAATGCCCAGCAGCTTGACGTTGTTGCCTTCGCCGTAGAGCTTGGCGTAGACGGGTTCGAAGGCGTCGGTCACGGCGCGGGCGGTCTTGACGTCAGGCGCCAGGCCGGCCAGGTCGATGGCTTCGTTGATGGGGTTGTCGCTGGCGAAGTACGACAGCGTGGCGGTGCCGAATTCAATCACGCCTTGCGACATCAAGCGCAGCAACTCGGGACCCTTCAGGCCCATTTCGTTGAAGCCCTTGATTTCGGCCGTGACCTGGCCCTTGGACAGCTCGGGAATGGTCTTCGTCCAGAACGGCTTTTCGTAGTCGTTATAGGCGGTCAGGTTGGACAGGCCTCCCACGACCTTCAACTGGGTTTTGGGCAGGTCCTGCGCGTGAACGGCGCCGGTCAGCAAACTGGCGGCGACGGCGGCGAAAACAAGAGACTTCTTCATGGACAAAACTCCTGGCTGGCGGGATGGTCTGCGCACGCGGGATCCCGTTACCCCGATCACGTGCGGTTTGGGTTCAGGTGGTCAGGCGCGATGAACGCGCGCTGCGCGTGGCCGAGGACGTGGCGCCAGGGTCTGCAATTGGATCGAGTGACTATTCATGCTTTTCCCCCGCACTGTGTATCCAGGCGTTGCATTTTTGATGTCTCGCCATTGCATCCGCCACGGCGGGAAGCGTCCAATCGTAAGTTGCGATGTGGGGGTATAAATATTTCTTGGGTCTCGCCCGACGGCGCGGACGGAATTCACGCAAATGACGGCCTGGCGCGGTGTTGCCGGCGGTGGCAGGCAAGGCTGCGCATAGCTGACGATACCCCTGGCCGCCCTGTGTCGGCCCCTGACCAGGGGAAAACACCTAGATAGGAATTCCGTTCCCGGCCTGCGCCGCGACCTTTTGCGCCATCTGCGCAATCACCCTGACCGCGTGGCTGTCCGGCCCCTGCACCCAGCTTGCGGTGAAGCTCAACTCGGGCAAGGGGTCGGCCTGCACGCGCAGGATGCGCAGCTCGCCGCGCGCCAGTTCCTTGCCCAGGAACACCGGCGCGATCACGCTGGTGCCGATGCCGTCCTGCGTCATCCGCACCACCATGGACATGGAGGCACTGCCATACATGCGCGGCGAGGCCACGCCGGCGCGCGTCAGCATGTCGCGCACCACACGGTACGGCGAGCTGTTGGACGGGTACGTGATGATGGGCAGCTTGCCGATGCGCTCAAGCGTCAGCGGCTCGGGGCCGAGGTCCAGCGTGGGGCTGGCCACCCAGGCAAGTGGATAGCTGCACAGCGCCAGGTTTTCAACACGGGCCTCAAGCACGGGCCCCATCAGGAAGGCCAGGTCGATCTGGCGCGACATCAGGTGTGGGCGCAGCACATGGGTGGTGTCCACCTCGATCTCCAGCACCAACGCCGGGTAGGTCGAATGGATCAGTTCGATCAGCGTGGGCAGCCAGGTCTGCACGATGGTCTCGGCCACGCCGATGCGCACGGTGCCGGTCATCACGTTCTGTTCGCGCGCGGCCTCGAACATATCGCGCCGCACTTGCAGCATGCGCTCGGCATGCGACAGCAGTTCGTGGCCCTTGGCGGTGAGCTTGACGCCGCGCGCGTCGCGCTCGAAGAGCCGCACCCCCAGGTCCGCCTCAAGCGAGGCGATGCGCTGCGACACGGCGGGCTGCGTGGTGTTGAGCTTGTCTGAGGCAGCGCGAAAGCTGCCCAGCGTGGCGACCCAAAAAAAAGTTTCGACGTTACGTAGTTCGATCATTGGCCTGTTCCCCCGGCGCGATGAGCGTATCATGGCAGCCGCCCATTTCCTCATCAGGAGCCCGTCCATGTCACCGGCCGATCCAGGTCGCCCACAAGCCCCCGCGCCCGCTTCGCGCGGCCCGCTCGTCGGCATCTTGCTGCTGGTGCTTTCGATGTGGACGCTTTCCTGTCTGGACGCCAGCGGAAAATGGGTCATGAATGCGGGGGTGCCGCTGCTGGTGCTGTCGTGGTTCCGTTATGTGGTGCACCTGATCCTGGTGCTGGCGCTGGTGTTGCCGACGCGCGGGCTTCGTGTGCTGCGCAGCAACAAGCCGCGCGAACAACTGATCCGCGGCGGCTCCATGTTCCTGGCCACGCTGATGTTCTTCACGACGCTCAGCTACATCCCGCAAGCCGAGGCCACGGCCATCAACTTCCTGGCGCCCTTGCTGGTGTTGTCGGTGGCGCCCTGGGTCCTGAAAGAGCCCGCCCGCATGTCGCGCTTCGTGGCGGCGGGCATTGCGTTTATCGGCGTCATCATCGTGATCCGCCCCGGCGGCGGCTTGCACCCGGTCGGCACCATTTTCGGGCTGCTGACGGCCTGTTGCTTTGCCGCGCAATTCATCGCCACGCGGCGGGTCGCGGGCGATGATCCGTTTACATCGCTGATCTGGAGCGGCGCGGTGGGCACCGCCTGCCTGACGGTAACGCTGCCCTTCGTGCTGCCCGCGGCGCTGCCGGTCTTGCAGGGGCTTTCCGGGTTCGATTGGCTCTTGCTGATCTCGACCGGCCTGACTGGCGGGGTGGGCCATCTGTTTCAGATCGCCGCGTACCGGCGAGCCCCGGCGTCCACGCTGGCGCCCTTCATTTATTTACAGATCATCAGCGCCACGTCCGTGGGCTGGCTGGTCTATGGCCATTTCCCGGACCCGCTGACCTGGCTGGGCATCGCCATCATCTGCGCCAGCGGCATCGGCATCGGCTTGATCGAATGGCGCCGCAGCCTGGCCATCAGTGCGGCAGCCGCCAGGGCTGCTGTCCGCTAGATCGACGGCGCAATCCGCATCTGAACCCACGGCGGGACGCGTACGCGGCGCGCGCGGAGCGGCTCCCGTACAATGCTGGTCGCTTTTTGCGCTTTCGCGCTTGAGCTTCCAGCATCCGGCATTTCCCCGAGCGAGGTCTTCATGGTCATCAAGCCCCGTGTGCGCGGCTTTATCTGCGTCACCACCCATCCCGTTGGCTGCGAAGCCAACGTCAACAAGCAGATCGACTACGTTCGGGCGCAAGGCCCCATCGCCGGGGGCCCGAAACGCGTGTTGGTGCTGGGCGCGTCAACCGGCTACGGCCTGGCCGCCCGCATCAGCGCGGCCTTCGGCTGTGGCGCGGAAACCTTGGGCGTGTTTTTCGAACGCCCCGCCGACGCCGCCAAGGCTGGCACGCCGGGCTGGTACAACACCGCCGCCTTCCACAAGGCGGCACAAGCCCAGGGCCTGACCGCCACCAGCATCAACGGCGACGCCTTCTCTGACGAGATCAAGCAAAAGACCATTGCCGCCATCAAGGCTGGCATGGGCCAGGTGGACCAGGTCATCTACAGCCTGGCCGCCCCGCGCCGCACCCACCCCAAGACGGGCCAGGTGTTCAACTCCACGCTCAAGCCCATCGGCAACGCGGTCAACCTGCGCGGCCTGGACACCGACCGCGAAGTGGTCAAGGAGTCCGTGCTGGAGCCGGCCACGCAAGCCGAGATCGACGCCACCGTGGCCGTCATGGGCGGTGAAGACTGGCAGATGTGGATCGACGCGCTGCTGGATGCCGGCGTGCTGGCTGAAGGCGCCACGACGACGGCCTTCACCTACCTGGGCGAAAAGATCACGCACGACATCTATTGGAACGGGTCGATCGGCGCGGCCAAGAAGGACCTGGACGAGAAGGTGCTGGACATTCGCACCAAGCTGGCCGCGCGCGGCGGCGACGCCCGCGTGTCGGTGCTGAAAGCCGTGGTCACCCAGGCCAGCTCGGCCATTCCGATGATGCCGCTGTACCTGTCGCTGCTGTTCAAGATCATGAAGGCGGAAGGCACGCACGAAGGCTGCATCGAGCAGGTGTACGGTCTGTACAAGGACAGCCTGTGCAGCGACACGCCCATCCTGGATGAGCAGGGCCGCCTGCGCGCCGACTACAAGGAACTGGATCCGAAGGTGCAGGCGCAGGTGCAGGCGCTATGGACCCAGGTCACCAGCGACAACATCTACCAACTGACCGACTTCGCGGGCTACAAACAGGAATTCCTGCGCCTGTTCGGGTTCGAGATCGATGGGGTGGATTACGACGCCGATGTGGATCCGGCCGTGGATATTCGCGGCCTCGTTTGATCGCGGGTTGATCGCGGTTTGATCGCCTCCTGCGGCCTGCGCGCCGGGCAAGCCCGGCCGCGCAGGGCGTCATAGATAATCCAACGTCACCAAACGATGCGGCACGGCCACGCCGCCAGGTCCGCCGGGCAAGGGCCGCAGCGCCTTCGTACTGACCTTGACGATACTTTCACTGGTTACCGGCTGCCTGCCGGGCGCGGGCGCACAACTGACCTGATGCGCGCCCTGCCCCGCAGTGGGAACGCGGCTGGCCTGGCAGCGAGCGGGTTCCACGATCGAGCCGGAAAACCGGATGATGCCGCCGGCGGCACTGACCGTCATCGGGGTCAGCAAGGCAGCTAGGGAAAGGACAAGCGCTGAACGACGAATAGTCATGGCGGCTCCAGAGCGTGGCAACGTCTGGCGCGCAGGCTTGCCCGCCAAACTGCATTCCCTCGACATCGCCGTGGCATCAGGGCGGCGTCAAAGCGCTGTTATGCAGGCGCCTTGGCGAATTCCATGTCTCGGTTGCTAATCAGACTACTCTGAAGCATTTATCGTATCAATCTGCATTAAGTCTAAAAACGCCGCTTATTTCGCGTTTATCGTCAAGATCAATTCCAAAAGCCTATCCAAGCCCCCCTCATCGATCACCACATTGACGGTTTGGCGCACGACCGCCTTGGCCCGATAGCCGACCGACAAGCCCGCGGCGCGCATCATTGGCAAGTCGTTCGCACCGTCACCCACGGCAATCGCCCGATCCAGCCCCACGCCGCGCTGCGCGCACACCTCTGCCAATTTGCGTCGCTTTTCCTCGCCGTCGCAAATATCGCCCCAAGGCTGCGGTACAAGCTTGCCCGTGAGGCGTCCGTCAAACACCTCCAGCACGTTGGCGCGCACGTCGTCCAGCCCCAGACGCTGACGCAGGCGGTCCGTAAAGCAGGTAAAGCCGCCCGTCACCAACAGGCAGGTCAGACCCGCCGCCTTGCAAGCGGCAATCAGGGTTTCGGCGCCGGGATTGATGCGCACACGTTCGTCATAGACCGTATCCAGCAAGGTTTCGGGCATGCCGGCCAATAACGCCACGCGGTCGCGCAGGCTTTGCTTGTAGTCGATGAGGTCACCGCGCATGGCGGCTTCCGTCAGCGCCGCCACTTCGGCTTTCTTGCCCATCAGATCGGCCATTTCATCCAGCGTCTCGATAGAGATCAGCGTCGAATCCATATCGAACGCAATGACCTTGTAGTCCGACAAGGCCAGCGGCGGCGTGATGCCGCGCCAGTGCAAGCCAGGAACTGTGGACGAATAAAGCATGGCAATCCTTGTCTAGGCGGGGATGGGCAAGCTGGAACGCTGTGCGCACAGCCAGTTGATGAACAATTGGGCGGATGCCGAGGCCGGGCCATCCTGCCGATACATCGCATGGATGCCGGCGTTGGGCAGGTGCGGGTGGGGAAACAAGGGGCGCAGGCGATCGGCGCGGATGTCGTCTTCCAGCAGGCACCAGGGCGCCAGCGCGATGCCGAGGTCGTTCATGGCCGCCTGCATGCACAGGAACTGGTGGTCGAACACGGGCCCGGGCAATTGCGCCGGCACGTCCACCTTGGCCAGCGCAAACCAGCGCGGCCAATGGTCCATGCCGCCAGAGATCTTCAAGAGCGGATGGCCCAGGCAGTCGGCGGGCGTGTTCAGCCGGTTGCGGTCGATGAAGCGCGGCGACGCGACGGGCACGTGGAAGTCGTCCAGGCAATGCACGCAAGCCAGGTCGGAATGCGCCATGAAGCCATGCCGGATCAGCACGTCGCTGCCGGGGTCGCCGCCCCGGTCCAGGAAGGGGCGCGCCTGCGTGCTCAGTTGCACGTCTACACCAGGATGCAGCGCCTGGAAGGTCGACAGGCGCGGGATCAGCCACTTCATGGTCAACGAGGGCGTGGCGCACACGCGCAGCACGCCGCCGTGGGCGGGTGATT containing:
- a CDS encoding amidase, with the translated sequence MVSTLNELTLALGEGRTTSVALTELALARAQDAAGEGARVFTKLYAESALAQARASDTLRAAGIVRSAVEGLPISIKDLFDIEGETTMAGSVAREGEPAADANAEVVQRLIAAGAVIIGRTNMTEFAYSGLGINPHYGTPLNPYDRGTGRIPGGSSSGAAVSVADGMAVAGIGSDTGGSVRIPAALCGLTGFKPSAWRVSMTGVLPLSVNLDSIGPIAGSVRCCAELDAILSGDGGPVPEAMALRGLRLAVPTTLALDAMEKHVADSFAAAVAKLKEAGALVEEIAIPEFAELGNINSKGGFTAAEAWAWHRDLIARAGKRYDPRVVSRIMRGQDMSAADYLDLLDAREAWVAAVDHRIAGYDALIMPTTPIVAPAVADLVASDEAYYAANGLILRNPTLINFLDGCALSLPCHAPGMAPVGLMISGSNGADRRILAVGLAVEALLAGR
- a CDS encoding TRAP transporter large permease is translated as MISTALTLLLVLIGLSIPVGAALGVLGLILDPLFSMLPLSRAIGEISWSSNNEFLLVAIPLFIMLGEVLLRAGFAERMYGAMSLWLSWLPGGLMHANIGASTLFSATSGSSVATAATVGTVAIPQIRKYGYNEPLFLGSLAAGGTLGILIPPSINLVIYGVLTNSSVPKLYLAGIIPGFAMAALFMLMIVIACVAKPSWGGKKIHASWGQRLASLVHLAPPMGIFFLVVGSIYAGLATPTEAAALGVLGAFILAAWFRRLSWTMLREVMEGTMRSTAMIMLIVIAASFLNFVMSATGLTDALTKSITGLGLSPGWMLLIVVIFYLVLGCFMETLSMMITTIPIVAPIMIALGYDPIWLGIVIIILVEAALITPPVGLNLFVVQSLRKSGSMGAVIVGSLPFVAAMFVMLALLAFWPDIALWLPRAFG
- the serB gene encoding phosphoserine phosphatase SerB, with amino-acid sequence MLYSSTVPGLHWRGITPPLALSDYKVIAFDMDSTLISIETLDEMADLMGKKAEVAALTEAAMRGDLIDYKQSLRDRVALLAGMPETLLDTVYDERVRINPGAETLIAACKAAGLTCLLVTGGFTCFTDRLRQRLGLDDVRANVLEVFDGRLTGKLVPQPWGDICDGEEKRRKLAEVCAQRGVGLDRAIAVGDGANDLPMMRAAGLSVGYRAKAVVRQTVNVVIDEGGLDRLLELILTINAK
- a CDS encoding DMT family transporter, with product MSPADPGRPQAPAPASRGPLVGILLLVLSMWTLSCLDASGKWVMNAGVPLLVLSWFRYVVHLILVLALVLPTRGLRVLRSNKPREQLIRGGSMFLATLMFFTTLSYIPQAEATAINFLAPLLVLSVAPWVLKEPARMSRFVAAGIAFIGVIIVIRPGGGLHPVGTIFGLLTACCFAAQFIATRRVAGDDPFTSLIWSGAVGTACLTVTLPFVLPAALPVLQGLSGFDWLLLISTGLTGGVGHLFQIAAYRRAPASTLAPFIYLQIISATSVGWLVYGHFPDPLTWLGIAIICASGIGIGLIEWRRSLAISAAAARAAVR
- a CDS encoding TRAP transporter small permease subunit, with the translated sequence MTQTENFRLLGGLLRRAESLSRVAVWAGGALTVASVLLISFDVLARKFLGFTTGGADELSSYAFAISTSWALAFATLQRANVRVDVLYQYLPVRLSAVLDWISMVAMAVFMVFLTYYAYDVVQTSWAQKSAANTPLATPLWIPQGLWLLGLAWMCITVALMLTRASAALVTGDIELVKQICGVRSAQEEAEEEAAAGERMVKGEAA
- a CDS encoding DUF2848 domain-containing protein, encoding MKAVFNIDDANPRQVEVDFNTLIVAGWAGRDMAAIEHHIEELAAIGVPRPTSVPLYYRIADNQLTQATQVQAVGEDSSGEVETFVFAVDGEMYVSIASDHTDRKLETVSVAMSKQVCVKPVATVAWRLADVADYWDELVIRSYIVENGEKVLYQEGPLSTLRTPQDLIAGYTGGAAVLPQGAGMTCGTVGAIGGIRAAADFTMELFDPRRQRTISHRYHVESLPVVA
- a CDS encoding TRAP transporter substrate-binding protein, with the translated sequence MKKSLVFAAVAASLLTGAVHAQDLPKTQLKVVGGLSNLTAYNDYEKPFWTKTIPELSKGQVTAEIKGFNEMGLKGPELLRLMSQGVIEFGTATLSYFASDNPINEAIDLAGLAPDVKTARAVTDAFEPVYAKLYGEGNNVKLLGISTYPAQVLFCNAEIKGLADIKGKKVRTSSRTTAEFVEALGGSSVTMAFGEVVPALQNKVVDCAITGSLSGYSAKWYEVSTHLVALPINWNQQIHAVNQKAWDKLDPAVRTFLQTNVKTLVDNIWDAAARQTQEGYDCNTGAAACPFPVKGKMVLVQPSDADRALLKKVAQEAVLPKWAARCSAQCVKDYNATIGKTLGLTASK
- a CDS encoding LysR family transcriptional regulator, whose translation is MIELRNVETFFWVATLGSFRAASDKLNTTQPAVSQRIASLEADLGVRLFERDARGVKLTAKGHELLSHAERMLQVRRDMFEAAREQNVMTGTVRIGVAETIVQTWLPTLIELIHSTYPALVLEIEVDTTHVLRPHLMSRQIDLAFLMGPVLEARVENLALCSYPLAWVASPTLDLGPEPLTLERIGKLPIITYPSNSSPYRVVRDMLTRAGVASPRMYGSASMSMVVRMTQDGIGTSVIAPVFLGKELARGELRILRVQADPLPELSFTASWVQGPDSHAVRVIAQMAQKVAAQAGNGIPI
- a CDS encoding LysR substrate-binding domain-containing protein, encoding MAGQSLPPLKALRVFEAAARLRSFTAAADELSITHSAVSQQIRILEEYVGQPLFAREARGVALLPCAQAYFPEVQASLERIAVATAKLKSPAHGGVLRVCATPSLTMKWLIPRLSTFQALHPGVDVQLSTQARPFLDRGGDPGSDVLIRHGFMAHSDLACVHCLDDFHVPVASPRFIDRNRLNTPADCLGHPLLKISGGMDHWPRWFALAKVDVPAQLPGPVFDHQFLCMQAAMNDLGIALAPWCLLEDDIRADRLRPLFPHPHLPNAGIHAMYRQDGPASASAQLFINWLCAQRSSLPIPA
- the fabV gene encoding enoyl-ACP reductase FabV, translating into MVIKPRVRGFICVTTHPVGCEANVNKQIDYVRAQGPIAGGPKRVLVLGASTGYGLAARISAAFGCGAETLGVFFERPADAAKAGTPGWYNTAAFHKAAQAQGLTATSINGDAFSDEIKQKTIAAIKAGMGQVDQVIYSLAAPRRTHPKTGQVFNSTLKPIGNAVNLRGLDTDREVVKESVLEPATQAEIDATVAVMGGEDWQMWIDALLDAGVLAEGATTTAFTYLGEKITHDIYWNGSIGAAKKDLDEKVLDIRTKLAARGGDARVSVLKAVVTQASSAIPMMPLYLSLLFKIMKAEGTHEGCIEQVYGLYKDSLCSDTPILDEQGRLRADYKELDPKVQAQVQALWTQVTSDNIYQLTDFAGYKQEFLRLFGFEIDGVDYDADVDPAVDIRGLV